The following proteins come from a genomic window of Microbacterium lemovicicum:
- the glmM gene encoding phosphoglucosamine mutase — protein MPLFGTDGVRGLANGPLTADLALSLAQATAVVLGQGRTADARRAAGKRLTAVVARDPRVSGEFLAAAVAAGLASSGVDVLEAGVLPTPAAAFLIADMDADFGVMVSASHNPAPDNGIKIFARGGVKLPDLVEQRIEAAMSGPKLQPTGAGVGRIRRFSDAEDRYVIHLLGSLPHQLDGIHVVLDCAHGAASGVSPETFRDAGARVTLIGADPDGMNINDGVGSTHLDQLARKVREVGADLGIAHDGDADRCLAVDADGRIVDGDQIMAILAVAMKERGHLVKDTLVATVMSNLGLHKAMADHGITVEQTSVGDRYVLERMDQGGFSLGGEQSGHVIMSEYATTGDGLLTGLHLVAEMARQRKTLAELASIMTVFPQVLINVKGVDRTRATTDEGVADAVAKATAELGASGRVLLRPSGTEQLVRVMVEAADEHTAHRLGEQLADVVRERLAI, from the coding sequence ATGCCGCTTTTCGGCACGGACGGGGTGCGGGGGCTGGCCAACGGCCCCCTCACCGCCGACCTCGCTCTCTCCCTGGCCCAGGCGACCGCCGTCGTCCTGGGCCAGGGCCGTACGGCCGACGCGCGTCGTGCCGCAGGCAAGCGCCTCACCGCCGTCGTCGCGCGGGATCCGCGCGTCTCGGGTGAGTTCCTCGCCGCCGCCGTCGCGGCCGGCCTCGCCTCGTCCGGTGTGGACGTGCTGGAAGCCGGCGTCCTGCCGACCCCTGCCGCGGCGTTCCTCATCGCCGACATGGACGCCGATTTCGGCGTGATGGTCTCGGCCTCGCACAACCCGGCGCCCGACAACGGCATCAAGATCTTCGCGCGGGGCGGCGTCAAGCTCCCCGACCTCGTCGAGCAGCGCATCGAAGCGGCCATGTCCGGCCCGAAGCTGCAGCCCACCGGAGCGGGTGTCGGTCGCATCCGGCGCTTCTCGGACGCCGAGGATCGCTACGTCATCCACCTGCTCGGCTCCCTGCCGCACCAGCTCGACGGCATCCACGTCGTGCTCGACTGCGCGCACGGCGCGGCCTCCGGTGTGTCGCCCGAGACCTTCCGCGACGCCGGGGCGCGTGTGACCCTGATCGGGGCCGACCCCGACGGCATGAACATCAACGACGGCGTGGGCTCCACCCACCTCGACCAGCTCGCGCGCAAGGTGCGGGAGGTCGGCGCCGACCTCGGCATCGCCCACGACGGCGACGCGGACCGCTGCCTGGCCGTGGACGCCGACGGCAGGATCGTCGACGGCGACCAGATCATGGCCATCCTCGCGGTGGCGATGAAGGAGCGCGGCCACCTCGTCAAGGACACGCTCGTGGCCACGGTGATGAGCAACCTCGGCCTGCACAAGGCGATGGCCGACCACGGCATCACCGTCGAGCAGACCTCGGTCGGCGACCGCTACGTGCTGGAGCGCATGGACCAGGGCGGCTTCTCGCTCGGGGGAGAGCAGTCCGGCCACGTCATCATGAGCGAGTACGCGACCACCGGTGACGGCCTGCTGACCGGCCTGCACCTCGTCGCCGAGATGGCTCGTCAGCGCAAGACGCTCGCCGAGCTCGCGTCGATCATGACGGTGTTCCCGCAGGTGCTCATCAACGTCAAAGGTGTGGACCGCACCCGCGCCACCACGGACGAGGGCGTCGCGGACGCCGTCGCGAAGGCGACGGCGGAGCTCGGCGCCTCCGGACGCGTGCTCCTGCGCCCGTCGGGCACGGAGCAGCTCGTCCGCGTGATGGTCGAAGCCGCCGACGAGCACACGGCTCACCGTCTCGGCGAGCAGCTCGCCGACGTGGTCCGCGAGCGCCTCGCCATCTGA
- a CDS encoding glycoside hydrolase family 5 protein — protein MLSILSCLTGCVPEKTPLERYLAGKDYLRGVNLYTLVLQRDAAPGATVGDSQASYDYLADRGVSVVRLGVPWQQLQPIAAGQSATDALSKPVSADYLDLLESQVDMADKAGIRIILDLHNGCTYPWGPGAYVPGSVVCGDGISPTDVKKVWLALSDRFREDDRVAAYNLFNEPRARIGVDLYFDYVQVVIDALRSSGDHHAIWIDSMPGGAPGGFPRIAEDGSPLHDPIDALVYSQHFYRQNGESRARLLERVTDFGLWCQRNGVHCSIGEMGWKASAPRGTADVFTAVYELANSFEMDVLYFNASSVPKSGDMAAYFAATGSSSIDSSGPQANVIEQFLD, from the coding sequence GTGTTGTCGATACTTTCGTGCCTGACTGGATGTGTTCCCGAGAAGACGCCGCTCGAGCGCTACCTGGCCGGCAAGGATTACCTGAGAGGGGTAAACCTCTACACGCTGGTTTTGCAGAGAGACGCAGCGCCCGGAGCAACCGTCGGCGATTCGCAAGCTTCCTATGACTATCTCGCTGATCGGGGTGTGTCGGTCGTGCGCCTGGGTGTGCCGTGGCAGCAGCTCCAACCCATCGCTGCAGGGCAATCCGCAACTGACGCTCTGAGCAAGCCCGTCTCGGCTGACTACCTGGATCTCCTGGAGTCGCAGGTCGACATGGCGGACAAAGCTGGCATACGGATCATCCTTGATCTGCACAATGGCTGCACCTATCCCTGGGGCCCGGGGGCCTACGTCCCGGGTTCCGTCGTATGCGGCGACGGCATCAGTCCCACCGATGTGAAGAAGGTATGGCTGGCGTTATCCGACCGTTTCCGTGAGGACGATCGCGTCGCCGCCTACAACCTCTTCAACGAACCACGCGCTCGTATCGGGGTGGATCTCTACTTCGACTATGTCCAGGTGGTGATCGACGCGCTTCGTAGCTCTGGGGACCATCACGCCATATGGATCGACTCGATGCCAGGAGGAGCTCCGGGGGGATTTCCGCGCATCGCCGAGGACGGATCGCCCCTCCACGACCCCATCGATGCTCTCGTTTATTCGCAGCACTTTTACCGTCAAAATGGTGAAAGCCGAGCTCGTCTCCTCGAGAGAGTCACTGACTTCGGTCTCTGGTGTCAGCGGAACGGCGTTCACTGCTCCATCGGAGAGATGGGCTGGAAGGCTAGCGCTCCGCGCGGCACAGCGGATGTCTTCACAGCCGTGTACGAGTTGGCCAACTCTTTTGAGATGGATGTCCTGTATTTCAATGCCAGCTCGGTCCCGAAGTCAGGGGATATGGCAGCCTACTTCGCCGCGACCGGGTCCAGTTCCATCGACTCGAGTGGTCCGCAGGCAAACGTGATCGAGCAGTTCCTCGATTGA
- a CDS encoding lipopolysaccharide biosynthesis protein — MAERNARSAIDASNLRQAPETSACRVDHMTDDSEFRRRAVSGAGWVAADKWSNRLMGLLVLVVLGRLLSPQDFGLVAVATAFMAFAAVFVEQGLGRSLVQKHELSSIYPNTTLWTSLVTSGLIAAVIIVLAPLIAGVYGAGDELTPVIQWLAVGLVINALSSTPAALLEREFKFKSLAIRRFAGTMVGGVAAVIAALFGLGVWSLVIQSLTTGVVGLLTLWTASKWRPQFEFSFSKLKELWGTGTSIIGMELIGLLNSQADRLLIGAFLGPTTLGYYFMAIRIVSIVVELFSSVFSGISLTTFSRLQNDRPRLLAWFYKLTSLSSTTAIPIFAVAGTTAPVLLPFVFGAQWAPSVVLMQILCFLGALNAVAYFDRSVLIAVGKARAAFLLTLGQALLGLVLVVIALPWGVVFVAIAVTLRQYAYWPMRLVILKRNVGVEPWKYFLQWLRPFGLSVLAVGLSLLMTLYLPQLSQNAPIVFVAANVLIVTVIFLAGTWALNRSFFSDLMKIVRRKM, encoded by the coding sequence ATGGCAGAGCGCAACGCCCGGAGCGCCATCGATGCTTCCAACCTCCGACAGGCACCGGAGACCTCGGCCTGCCGCGTTGATCACATGACGGACGACTCGGAGTTCCGCCGCCGGGCGGTTTCCGGTGCTGGATGGGTTGCTGCCGACAAATGGAGCAATCGCCTCATGGGGCTTCTCGTCCTCGTGGTCCTAGGGCGACTACTGTCGCCGCAGGACTTCGGTCTCGTGGCGGTCGCGACAGCCTTCATGGCCTTTGCGGCCGTTTTTGTGGAGCAAGGCCTGGGCCGATCGCTCGTGCAGAAGCATGAACTCTCCTCGATATACCCCAACACCACGCTGTGGACCTCCCTCGTGACGTCGGGGCTCATCGCCGCAGTGATCATCGTTCTGGCGCCGCTGATCGCCGGGGTCTACGGTGCAGGGGACGAACTGACGCCCGTGATCCAATGGCTCGCCGTGGGGTTGGTCATCAACGCACTGTCGTCGACTCCGGCAGCGCTACTCGAGCGAGAGTTCAAGTTCAAGTCTCTGGCGATTCGACGTTTCGCGGGCACGATGGTGGGCGGCGTTGCTGCCGTCATTGCGGCGCTCTTCGGTCTCGGCGTGTGGAGCCTTGTCATTCAGTCTTTGACGACAGGCGTCGTCGGGTTGCTCACTCTGTGGACAGCAAGCAAATGGCGGCCCCAGTTCGAGTTCAGCTTCTCTAAGCTGAAAGAACTGTGGGGCACGGGTACCAGCATCATCGGTATGGAACTGATCGGTCTCCTGAATTCTCAAGCGGATCGCCTGCTCATCGGGGCTTTTCTGGGCCCCACGACGCTCGGCTACTACTTCATGGCAATCCGCATCGTCTCGATCGTCGTTGAACTGTTCTCATCCGTTTTCTCGGGGATATCGCTCACGACCTTCTCTCGGCTGCAGAACGACCGACCGCGCCTTCTTGCGTGGTTCTACAAGTTGACGAGCTTGAGCAGCACTACTGCCATTCCAATCTTCGCAGTAGCGGGCACAACGGCCCCGGTGCTCCTGCCGTTCGTCTTCGGCGCCCAATGGGCCCCGAGCGTCGTCCTGATGCAGATCCTGTGCTTCCTTGGCGCGCTGAATGCGGTCGCGTATTTCGACAGGTCTGTACTTATTGCGGTCGGCAAGGCGCGGGCCGCTTTCCTGCTCACGCTGGGTCAGGCTCTTCTCGGACTCGTGCTGGTAGTCATCGCGTTGCCGTGGGGAGTGGTGTTCGTGGCAATCGCGGTGACTTTGCGGCAGTACGCCTACTGGCCGATGAGGCTCGTTATCTTGAAGCGGAACGTCGGAGTCGAGCCGTGGAAGTACTTCCTCCAGTGGCTGCGTCCGTTCGGTCTGTCCGTGCTTGCGGTAGGACTGTCGCTTCTCATGACCCTTTATCTGCCGCAGTTGAGTCAAAATGCGCCGATTGTCTTCGTGGCGGCGAATGTGCTGATCGTCACGGTAATCTTCCTCGCGGGCACATGGGCGCTGAACCGCAGCTTCTTCAGTGACCTCATGAAGATCGTCCGACGAAAAATGTGA
- a CDS encoding polysaccharide biosynthesis tyrosine autokinase, translating into MALTVLGAAAGFGWALLKTPEYQATTQLYVSVRASDSAVVGELAQGTNYARQAVTSFVDVVDSAAVLDRVIDELDLDTTSAQLARQVTASVPTNTVIISATVNDPNPEQAAAIANSVGKNFADVVVNRLEKPEGDAASLVRIETIEPALVPTATSSPNFPLSVALGALLGLALGMAFAVLRTVLDTRIHSIHDIEVVTDKPLLGGIAFDADAKKRPLIVHADPMNPRAESFRTLRTNLQFVGVDAGAGSRSFVITSAGPGEGKSTTTANLAIALAETGARVALVDGDLRLPRVADYMGVEGGSGLTDVLIGNAELVDVLQRWGRGKLFVLPSGRVPPNPAELLGSHAMQRTLAELTEAFDYVLVDAPPLLLVTDAAVVSKYTSGVILIAASGSTKRPQLEAAVKTLNGIGSNLLGVIVTMLPSKGPDSYGYGSYTYSANNDIRSKGTTRAQLRREREDQATSGPASDAAVGASDLLSSAGSAESSSASVEPVKSARGA; encoded by the coding sequence GTGGCTCTGACCGTCCTCGGGGCGGCAGCGGGCTTCGGCTGGGCACTGCTCAAGACACCGGAGTACCAGGCCACGACGCAGCTCTACGTGTCGGTCCGCGCGAGCGACAGCGCCGTGGTCGGCGAGCTCGCGCAGGGCACGAACTACGCACGTCAGGCCGTGACGAGCTTCGTCGACGTGGTCGACAGCGCCGCCGTCCTCGACCGCGTGATCGACGAGCTCGACCTCGACACGACCTCGGCGCAGCTCGCGCGTCAGGTGACGGCATCCGTTCCCACGAACACCGTCATCATCTCCGCGACGGTCAACGATCCGAACCCGGAGCAGGCGGCCGCGATCGCCAACTCCGTCGGCAAGAACTTCGCCGACGTCGTCGTGAATCGGCTCGAGAAGCCCGAGGGCGACGCCGCCAGCCTCGTCCGCATCGAGACGATCGAGCCGGCGCTCGTGCCGACCGCCACGTCGAGCCCGAACTTCCCGCTCAGCGTCGCGCTCGGCGCCCTGCTCGGTCTTGCCCTCGGCATGGCATTCGCCGTGCTGCGCACCGTGCTCGACACGCGCATCCACTCGATCCACGACATCGAGGTCGTCACCGACAAACCGCTCCTGGGCGGCATCGCGTTCGACGCGGACGCCAAGAAGCGCCCGCTCATCGTGCACGCCGATCCGATGAACCCGCGGGCGGAGTCCTTCCGCACTCTGCGCACCAACCTGCAGTTCGTGGGGGTGGACGCCGGCGCGGGCTCGCGCTCGTTCGTCATCACCAGCGCCGGACCGGGCGAGGGCAAGTCGACCACCACCGCCAACCTCGCCATCGCGCTGGCCGAGACGGGCGCCCGTGTGGCGCTGGTCGACGGCGATCTGCGCCTCCCCCGCGTCGCCGACTACATGGGCGTCGAGGGCGGTTCCGGCCTCACCGACGTGCTGATCGGCAACGCCGAGCTCGTCGACGTCCTGCAGCGCTGGGGTCGCGGCAAGCTCTTCGTCCTGCCCTCGGGTCGCGTTCCTCCCAACCCCGCCGAGCTCCTCGGCAGCCACGCTATGCAGCGCACGCTCGCTGAGCTGACCGAGGCGTTCGACTACGTCCTCGTCGACGCTCCCCCGCTCCTGCTGGTGACCGACGCCGCCGTGGTGTCGAAGTACACCAGCGGCGTGATCCTGATCGCCGCCTCGGGCAGCACGAAGCGCCCGCAGCTGGAGGCCGCCGTCAAGACCCTGAACGGCATCGGCAGCAACCTGCTCGGCGTCATCGTCACGATGCTGCCCTCGAAGGGTCCCGACAGCTACGGCTACGGCAGCTACACCTACAGCGCGAACAACGACATCCGCTCGAAGGGCACCACCCGCGCCCAGCTCCGTCGCGAGCGCGAGGATCAGGCGACCTCGGGGCCGGCGTCCGACGCGGCGGTCGGGGCATCCGATCTCCTCTCGTCCGCTGGTTCCGCGGAGTCCTCGAGCGCTTCGGTCGAGCCCGTCAAGAGCGCGCGAGGCGCGTGA
- a CDS encoding low molecular weight phosphatase family protein, which produces MTFRILTVCTGNICRSPLAEQLLRRELSSFLDVSVRSAGTGALVGAGMPEEAQAVALRAGVADAAAHRARQLVAADLTEADLVLAMARDHRRSIVELTPAATRKAFTVRELARIAAEITDEELRDEVDGALSAEAALRSVVSLASSFRGIVPPPEAPTDLDVIDPYRRSTEVYELSGAQLVPAAEAVVGLFRRAVALMPAGR; this is translated from the coding sequence GTGACGTTCCGGATTCTGACGGTGTGCACCGGCAACATCTGCCGCTCGCCGCTGGCGGAGCAGCTGCTGCGTCGCGAGCTGAGCTCCTTCCTCGACGTGTCGGTGCGCAGCGCCGGCACCGGCGCCCTCGTGGGCGCCGGCATGCCCGAGGAGGCTCAGGCCGTCGCACTGCGCGCGGGGGTGGCTGATGCCGCGGCCCATCGCGCCCGTCAGCTGGTGGCCGCCGATCTGACCGAGGCGGATCTGGTGCTGGCGATGGCCCGCGACCACCGCCGGTCGATCGTGGAACTGACTCCCGCAGCCACGCGCAAGGCCTTCACGGTCCGGGAGCTCGCACGCATCGCCGCCGAGATCACCGATGAGGAGCTCCGTGACGAGGTCGACGGGGCGCTGTCCGCCGAAGCCGCCCTGCGGTCGGTGGTCTCCCTCGCTTCGTCGTTCCGCGGCATCGTCCCGCCGCCGGAGGCGCCGACGGATCTCGACGTGATCGACCCCTACCGGCGGAGCACCGAGGTGTACGAGCTCTCCGGGGCTCAGCTCGTGCCCGCCGCGGAAGCCGTCGTGGGTCTTTTCCGCCGCGCAGTGGCACTGATGCCGGCGGGACGCTGA
- the rplM gene encoding 50S ribosomal protein L13 translates to MTRTFTPKAGEVQREWLIIDATDVVLGRLATHAAALLRGKHKATFANHIDSGDFVVIINAEKVVLTGQKAEKKKAYRHSGYPGGLKSVTYTELLEKNPERAVEKAVRGMLPKNSLGAAQLRKLKVYRGAEHPHAAQVPSTYIIDQVAQ, encoded by the coding sequence GTGACGCGCACTTTCACCCCCAAGGCTGGCGAAGTCCAGCGCGAGTGGCTCATCATCGACGCGACCGACGTCGTCCTGGGCCGTCTCGCCACCCACGCCGCGGCGCTCCTGCGCGGCAAGCACAAGGCGACCTTCGCCAACCACATCGACTCGGGCGACTTCGTCGTGATCATCAACGCCGAGAAGGTGGTGCTGACCGGTCAGAAGGCCGAGAAGAAGAAGGCGTACCGCCACTCCGGCTACCCGGGTGGTCTGAAGTCGGTCACGTACACCGAGCTGCTCGAGAAGAACCCCGAGCGCGCCGTGGAGAAGGCCGTGCGCGGCATGCTCCCGAAGAACAGCCTGGGTGCCGCCCAGCTGCGCAAGCTCAAGGTGTACCGGGGTGCCGAGCACCCCCACGCGGCCCAGGTGCCGTCGACGTACATCATCGACCAGGTCGCCCAGTAA
- a CDS encoding sugar transferase → MRPAGLLPVRPRASVAPPAADPESAPVVAQFDRTPRSGFHGWTAGYARRLLFSDLLVLVLVVYGTQVLWLGVGAAKVAMAADTRLTDVSYWMFSALLVVLWMVGLSMADTRSPRVVGTGSMEYVRVANSSFVVFSVVIIASFLLQFDVARGYLLVALPTGILLLMAERSLWRHWLLRRRRTGDYSSRVLLIGSEQSVERIAHELTRTPGAGYHVVGACIPTGQVGATIGATEIPVMGNVNDISAAMRAVGADTVVVTSTDELPPFKVKQISWQLEAGRQHLVLAPSIVDIAGPRLHTRPVAGLPLIHVETPRFSKGQLFLKRITDLSASLLGVIVLSPVFLFLIITIRLSSDGPIFFRQKRIGLKGREFTMLKFRTMVPDAEALLPGLLAAQRDAGNEILFKMTNDPRVTPIGRIMRKFSLDELPQLFNVIGGSMSLVGPRPPLASEVEKYADHVHRRFLAKPGITGAWQVGGRSTLSWEDSVRLDLSYVENWSLAGDILILLKTGKAVLRPGMTAA, encoded by the coding sequence ATGCGCCCGGCCGGACTTCTGCCTGTACGCCCGCGCGCCTCGGTCGCGCCGCCCGCCGCAGACCCCGAATCCGCACCCGTCGTCGCGCAGTTCGACCGGACCCCCCGGTCGGGGTTCCATGGGTGGACCGCGGGGTACGCGCGTCGGCTGCTCTTCAGTGATCTTCTCGTGCTGGTGCTCGTGGTCTACGGCACGCAGGTGCTGTGGCTGGGCGTGGGCGCCGCGAAGGTCGCCATGGCGGCGGACACGCGACTGACCGACGTCTCGTACTGGATGTTCTCCGCGCTCCTCGTCGTCCTCTGGATGGTGGGCCTGTCGATGGCCGACACCCGCAGCCCCCGCGTCGTGGGCACCGGGTCGATGGAGTATGTCCGCGTCGCGAACTCGAGCTTCGTCGTCTTCAGCGTCGTGATCATCGCCAGCTTCCTCCTCCAGTTCGACGTCGCCCGGGGCTATCTGCTCGTCGCGTTGCCGACCGGCATCCTGCTCCTCATGGCGGAGAGGTCGCTCTGGCGCCACTGGCTCCTGCGTCGCAGGCGCACCGGCGATTACTCCTCACGGGTGCTGCTGATCGGCTCGGAGCAGTCTGTCGAGCGCATCGCGCACGAACTCACCCGCACCCCCGGCGCCGGCTATCACGTCGTCGGCGCCTGCATCCCGACCGGCCAGGTCGGCGCCACGATCGGCGCCACCGAGATCCCCGTGATGGGCAACGTCAACGACATCAGCGCGGCCATGCGCGCGGTCGGCGCCGACACGGTCGTCGTCACCAGCACCGATGAGCTGCCTCCATTCAAGGTCAAGCAGATCTCCTGGCAGCTCGAGGCCGGCCGCCAGCATCTGGTGCTGGCGCCGAGCATCGTCGACATCGCGGGGCCGCGTCTGCACACGCGCCCGGTCGCGGGCCTCCCCCTCATCCACGTGGAGACGCCCCGGTTCAGCAAGGGACAGCTCTTCCTCAAGCGGATCACCGACCTGTCGGCCAGCCTCCTCGGCGTGATCGTGCTGAGCCCGGTGTTCCTGTTCCTCATCATCACGATCCGGCTGAGCAGCGACGGCCCCATCTTCTTCCGCCAGAAGCGCATCGGGCTCAAGGGACGCGAGTTCACGATGCTCAAGTTCCGCACGATGGTGCCGGACGCAGAGGCACTGCTGCCCGGCCTGCTGGCCGCGCAGCGCGATGCGGGCAACGAGATCCTCTTCAAGATGACCAACGACCCGCGCGTCACGCCGATCGGCCGCATCATGCGCAAGTTCAGCCTGGACGAGCTGCCCCAGCTGTTCAACGTCATCGGCGGCTCGATGTCGCTCGTCGGCCCCCGTCCCCCGCTCGCCAGCGAGGTCGAGAAGTACGCCGACCACGTGCACCGCCGCTTCCTCGCGAAGCCCGGCATCACCGGCGCCTGGCAGGTCGGCGGCCGCTCCACGCTCTCGTGGGAGGACTCGGTGCGCCTGGACCTCTCCTACGTGGAGAACTGGTCGCTGGCCGGCGACATCCTCATCCTGCTCAAGACCGGCAAGGCTGTGCTGCGCCCAGGCATGACCGCCGCCTGA
- the rpsI gene encoding 30S ribosomal protein S9, with product MANISDSIDSAGTADALQNYSTETPADETSEAAAPRPVLSVPGAAVGRRKQAIARVRLIPGSGVITVNGREFEDYFPNKLHQQLITDPFTVLNLTGAYDVIVRISGGGPSGQAGALRLGIARSLNQIDAENNRPTLKKAGFLSRDARVIERKKAGLKKARKAPQYSKR from the coding sequence GTGGCGAACATCTCCGACTCCATCGACAGCGCCGGCACCGCCGACGCGCTCCAGAACTACTCGACCGAGACCCCGGCCGACGAGACCAGCGAGGCCGCCGCGCCCCGCCCGGTGCTCAGCGTCCCCGGTGCCGCGGTCGGCCGCCGCAAGCAGGCCATCGCCCGCGTGCGCCTCATCCCCGGCTCCGGTGTCATCACCGTCAACGGTCGCGAGTTCGAGGACTACTTCCCGAACAAGCTGCACCAGCAGCTGATCACCGACCCGTTCACGGTGCTGAACCTCACCGGCGCCTACGACGTCATCGTCCGCATCTCCGGTGGCGGCCCCTCGGGCCAGGCCGGTGCGCTGCGTCTGGGCATCGCCCGGTCGCTGAACCAGATCGACGCCGAGAACAACCGTCCGACCCTGAAGAAGGCCGGCTTCCTGTCGCGTGACGCCCGCGTCATCGAGCGCAAGAAGGCGGGTCTCAAGAAGGCCCGTAAGGCTCCTCAGTACTCGAAGCGCTGA
- a CDS encoding fibronectin type III domain-containing protein, whose amino-acid sequence MADTATVASGTHEETSAAISKIGDWVVAKHSSDSAGASANAKARGNYAELSFSGDSVEWIGRSGPSLGIAEVYVDGVMMKQVDLYSNQQTFQTVLFRTGSLSTNTHTIRIVRTGTHSASSTGNDISLDAFRVIDNAAPAAPRNISVAPARDSLLVKWDPSSEPDVVGYRLYRALEDGPFALISGSDSLSTTNFLDVGLTYGARYRYSVTALDSSGNQSLRGKLPSAVQPAPVTPPFRASNCPATGTKVSTLEQLRTAVASARPGTVILLAPGTYRGGITVTSSGTSDKPIWICGPRTAILDNQNVQSKNGVHLDGADNVHVAGISIQNFRKGIVISGSVGSSVADVSIASTGEEAVKVRYSSTDTAVLYNVIRQTGLAIPMYGEGVYLGTSPKDWCSVNGCEPDRSDRTVVVGNDIARTTADPIEAKPGTSGGVIRGNTIDAGGVSEVTTIVAIKGNDYIVVDNVARNGVGPSGFYASETEVAGWGQNNIFARNNVALLNAGVAIYVKTGANNVVDCSNTPAGQGVERSNVVCQK is encoded by the coding sequence ATGGCTGACACCGCGACAGTAGCCTCTGGCACGCACGAGGAGACGTCCGCCGCCATCAGCAAGATCGGTGACTGGGTGGTGGCAAAGCATTCGTCCGACTCCGCTGGCGCCAGCGCCAATGCCAAAGCCCGAGGCAACTACGCAGAGCTGTCGTTCAGTGGGGACTCGGTGGAATGGATCGGACGATCGGGACCCTCGCTCGGGATCGCGGAGGTGTATGTCGACGGCGTGATGATGAAGCAGGTCGACCTCTACTCGAATCAGCAGACCTTCCAGACGGTGTTGTTCCGCACTGGAAGTCTCAGTACGAATACGCACACCATCCGCATCGTTCGGACTGGCACCCACTCCGCCAGCTCGACAGGGAACGACATCTCGCTGGACGCATTCCGGGTCATCGACAATGCGGCGCCCGCTGCGCCGCGGAACATCTCGGTGGCTCCCGCGCGTGACAGCCTCCTCGTCAAGTGGGATCCGTCTTCTGAGCCGGACGTCGTCGGGTACCGTCTCTATCGAGCGCTCGAGGACGGCCCGTTCGCGCTCATCAGCGGAAGCGACTCGCTGTCGACGACGAACTTCTTGGATGTCGGGCTGACGTACGGGGCGCGATACCGATATTCGGTCACTGCGTTGGATTCCAGCGGCAACCAGTCGCTGCGCGGCAAGCTGCCTTCGGCGGTCCAGCCTGCTCCCGTCACGCCGCCGTTTCGGGCCTCGAACTGTCCGGCGACTGGAACAAAAGTGTCGACCCTTGAACAACTGCGCACCGCAGTCGCGAGCGCGCGTCCCGGCACGGTCATCCTCCTGGCTCCTGGAACCTACAGAGGCGGCATAACAGTCACGTCGAGTGGTACGAGCGATAAGCCGATTTGGATCTGCGGCCCTCGGACGGCCATTCTCGACAACCAGAACGTCCAGTCCAAGAACGGAGTGCATCTGGACGGTGCAGACAACGTTCACGTCGCCGGCATCTCGATCCAGAACTTCCGCAAAGGCATCGTCATATCCGGATCCGTCGGGTCGTCGGTTGCCGACGTCTCGATCGCCTCGACCGGCGAAGAAGCGGTTAAGGTCCGCTACTCTTCGACGGACACCGCCGTGCTCTATAACGTGATCCGCCAAACCGGTCTGGCTATACCGATGTATGGGGAAGGCGTCTACCTCGGCACTTCACCGAAAGACTGGTGCTCTGTGAACGGCTGTGAGCCCGACCGCAGCGACCGCACCGTCGTCGTCGGAAACGACATCGCCCGTACCACCGCTGACCCGATCGAGGCCAAGCCGGGGACGTCGGGTGGCGTGATCCGTGGCAATACAATCGATGCAGGCGGAGTGTCTGAAGTGACCACGATCGTCGCGATCAAGGGCAACGACTACATCGTCGTTGACAATGTCGCCCGAAACGGTGTCGGCCCGTCGGGCTTCTACGCGAGCGAGACGGAAGTCGCGGGGTGGGGTCAGAACAACATCTTCGCGAGGAATAACGTGGCGCTCCTGAACGCAGGGGTAGCGATATATGTGAAGACGGGTGCTAACAATGTGGTCGATTGCTCGAACACCCCTGCTGGGCAGGGCGTGGAGCGGTCGAATGTGGTCTGTCAGAAATAG